AACGTGGGGTTCGAGGTGTCGCCCTTCCAGCCGAACTCGGGGGTGTTGGTCTTGCCCACGACGACGCAGCCGGCGGCGCGCAGTCGCGACACGAGGATCGAGTCCGCCACCGCGGGCGGCACCGACGCTCGGGTCGACGAGCCCATCGTCGTGACGAAGCCGGCGGCGTCCTCGAGGTCCTTGACCCCGATGGGGATGCCCGCCAGTGGCCCGGGGTCCTCCCCCGCCGCCACCAGCTCGTCGACCGCGGCGGCGTCACGCAGGGCGGCGTCGCCGTCGAAGGCCACGAAGGCGTTCACCTCGGGGTTCAGCGCCTCGATGCGGTCGAGGGCCGCCTGGGTCAGCTCGCGCGACGACACCTGCTTCGTCCGCACCTGGTCGGCGAGGTCGGCGACGGTGCTCTGGCGGAAGTCCATGGGTCCCCCTCGGGTCCGGCGGTGATCAGTAGTTGCGGAGCTCGACGGTGTTGCCGTCGGGGTCGCGCACGTAGACGCTGCGCCCCATGCCCTGGGCGCCGAACACCTCGGAGGGCCCCGACACGACGTCGAACTCGTCCGAGGCGGCGAGCGCGTCGAGGTCCAGCGGGTCCACGACCAGGCAGACGTGGTCGACGTTGGCGCCCGAGCGCTCGTTCTCGAACAGGTCGATGATGAACGTGTCGGTGAGGCGCACCGAGGCGAAGAGCACCTCGCCGCGGCGCCACTCGTCGAGGCGCAACGGCTCGAACCCGAGGCGGTCCACGTACCAGGCGACCGAGCGCTCGACGTCGGCGACGTTCAGGACGAGGTGGTCGATCCCCCGGGCTCGGACCATGCCGGCACCCTAACCCGGCCCCGGCGAGCACCGAGCCGGGGCCGGACGGGTCCCGACGGGGTCTGGACGGGTCCGGACGGGTCCGGCTTCGACACCACCGACGTCGCCGGACCATCATCGCCCGATGCCTGGCACCATCGACCTCGACCACGTGGCCGTCGCCAGTGAGCACCGACGCGAGGCGTGGGAGCGCTACCGGGCCGAGCTCGGCGGCGAGTGGCTCGGCAGCGGCGCCACGGTCGGCTTCGCCAACAACCAGCTCCGCTACGCGTCGGGCATGAACCTCGAGATCCTGCGGCCCCACCGCGTGGACGAGAACGACTTCCTGCGTCGTTTCCTCGATCACAGCGGCCCTGGCCCTCACCACCTCACGTTCAAGGTGGCGGACATCCACGTGGCCATCGACGCGGTCACCGCGGCGGGCTACCCACCGGTCAGCATCAACCTCGAGTTCCGGGAGTGGATGGAGGCGTTCCTGCACCCGAAGGCCTCCCACGGCGTCGTGGTCCAGGTGGCCGAATCGCACGACGAGGGCTGGGTCCGCCCGCCGCCGCCGGACCAGTTCCCGGCCGCGGCCCCGGCGAACCCGGCGGCGCTCGTGCGGGTCACCCACGCCGTGGCCTCGCTCGACGAGGCCAGCGCGCTCTTCGAGGACGTGCTCCTCGGGGAGGAGATCCTCCAGGGCGTCGGCAGCACCGACGACCACCGGCTCCCCGACGGCTCGGGCCGCTGGCGCGAGCTCGAATGGCCGGGGGGAGGCCGGCTGCGCCTCGTCGAGCCGAGCGGTGCCGGCGCGCTGGCCGACTGGATCGGCGGACGCACGGGGCGGGTGCACCACCTCGCCTTCGCCGTGGACGACCCCACGGAGCTCGCCGACGCCTCGCCCGCCGGCGACGGCACCTGGGTGATCGCACCCGAGGACAACCTCGGCACCCGGCTGGTGCTCGAGCCCCGGTAGCTCAGCCCGTCCGGGCGTACGCCGTGAACACGGCGATCAACAACAGCAGTCCCACCAGCAAGAGCAGCGGCATCAGCGGGACGAGCACGCTGGTCGGCCGCTCGGCGGGCCATCGTTCGTCGCCGTCGGCCGGCTGCCACGCGAGGAGCGGGTCGGCCGGTCCTCCGTCGTCGACCTCGGCGGCGCGTGCCGCCCGGGCGAGCTCGGCGTCGTAGGCGGCCCGGCTGACGGGGTCGCCGAGCACCTGCCAGGCCGCGTTGACCACCCGCATGCGGAGCTCGGCCTCGGCCGCGGACCGGGCATCCGCGGAGGCGTGACGGTCGGGGTGCTGCGCCAGCGCCTCGGTTCGGTAGGCGTCACGGAGCTCGTCGTGCGTCGCCGACGCCGCCACCCCGAGGACCTCGTAGTACGTGGGCGTGGTGCTCTCCGTTCCCTCGCCGTGCTGCTCGCCCGCGCCGGGCAGGCGCAACGGCCAGGGTACCGACACCCCCCGACCCGGCCCCGGCACCCTCGCCACTAGGTTCGGGCCATGACGGGCAACGGCCGACGACGTTCGTGGTGGGGTTGGGGCTGGGAGGACGAGGCCCTCGCCGACGACCAGGCCGAGAAGCTCGCCGCGGCCATGGCCGCCCGATTCGGCACCGAGATCACGGTGGCCGACGCTCCCCGCCTGGAGAATGTCGACCTGCCGACGCCCCGGGTGGCGCCACCCGCGAGCCTCGAGCGGTGCTGCTCGACCGAGCCCTACGACCGCGCCGCCCACACCCACGGGAAGTCCTACCGTGACGTGGTGCGGGGCTTCCGCGGCGAGCTCGCCCATCCCCCCGACGTCGTCGCCTTCCCCGAGACCGAGACCGACGTCGTCGACCTCCTCGACTGGTGTGCCGGCGCCGGCATCGCCGCCATCCCCTACGGCGGCGGCTCGTCGGTGGTCGGCGGCGTCGAGGCCGACGTGGGCGACGGCTACGCGGGCGCCGTCTCCATCGACCTCACCCGCCTCGACCGGGTGCTCGAGATCGACCGGGTGTCGCGGGCGGCCCGGATCCAGGCCGGCGCCCTGGGGCCGGTGCTCGAGGACCAGCTCCGCCCCGAGGGCTACACGCTGCGCCACTACCCGCAGTCGTTCGAGTTCTCCACCCTCGGGGGCTGGCTCGCCACCCGGTCCGGCGGACACTTCGCGACCGTGTACACCCACATCGACGACCTCGTGGAGTCGATGCGGGTGGTGACCCCGACCGGCATCAGCGAGTCCCGCCGCCTCCCCGGATCGGGTGCCGGCCCCTCCCCCGACCGCCTCTTCCTGGGCTCCGAGGGGTCACTCGGGATCATCACCGAGGCCTGGATGCGCCTCCAGGACCGCCCGGTGTTCAAGGCGTCCGCCGGCGCCCGCTTCGCCGACTTCGACGCCGCTGTGGCCGCCTGCCGGGCCATCAGCCAGTCCGGCCTGTTCCCCACCAATTGCCGTCTCCTCGACGCGGGCGAGGCCGCCACCGCCGCGGGGGTGGACGACGGGTCGCACCTGCTCATCCTCGGCTTCGAGTCCGCCGACCACCCGCTCGGGCCGTGGATCGAGCGAGCGGTCGAGCTCGCGCAGGACCACGGTGGCACGGTCCCCGGCGGCATCACCCTCACCGACGACTCGGCCGGCGGCAGCGCCGGGCCCGCCGGCCGCGAGGGAGCGGTCGGCCAGTGGCGCAACTCGTTCCTGCGCGCCCCCTACGGGCGGGACGCGCTCGTGCGCATGAGCGTGATCGTGGAGACCTTCGAGACGGCCTGCACCTGGGACGCGTTCCCGGCGCTGCACGCCGGGGTCACCGAGGCCGTGCTCGACGCGGTCCGTCGCATCTGCGGCGACGGGTGGATCACCTGCCGCTTCACCCACGTGTACCCCGACGGGCCGGCGCCGTACTTCAGTGTGTTCGCCCCGAGCCGCCCCGGCGCCGAGGTGGCGATGTGGGACGAGGTGAAGATGGCCGCGGCCGAGGCGCTCGCCGCCCATGGCGGCACCATCACCCACCATCACGCCGTCGGTCGCGACCACGACCCCTGGTACCAGCGCCAGCGGCCCGAGCCGGTGGGTCGGGCCCTCGCGGCGGCCAAGGCGGCCCTCGATCCCGCCGGTGTGCTCAATCCGGGCGTCATCGTGGCGCCACCTCGCTGACCTGCCCGCAACCGCCCGGTTGCCCCCTTGACACCTCCCGGACGCGGGAGGAAGGTGACCAGTGATCCAGACAGACGGTCCACGCGTGAGCGAAGGAGGTTGTCGGGAACATGAGCACCGCACACGAAGGGGAAGATCCGCCCGACCGGGTCCGGTAGGAGACCTGCTGGCGGCGGTGTCGCCCCGACCCGCTACGAGCCGACGGATGTGCGCACTCGAGCGCCCGGCCCCACGGACCGGACCGCTCCGATCGACCACCGGGTTCGTCTGACCGCACGGCGGTGTGCGGCACGGCCACCAGTGCCAGGGAACGCCTCACCCTGCGGGGTGGGGCGTTTCCGCGTCACCCCGCCCGACCAGTCCGACGACTCCGCCGGGTCCCGCGGCTCGGGGGTCAGGAGGCGGTCAGTAGCCGAGAGACGGGTCGACGAGCCCGATCAGAGGCTCGCCCGCGGCGAAGCGCTCGACGTTGGCGGTGATGCGGGCCGAGAGCAACGGCGTCGCCATCTCGGCCGTGTTGCCGGTGTGCGGGGTGATGAGGCAGTTCGGCATCGTCCAGAGCGGGTGACCGTCGGGGAGCGGCTCGGGCTCGGTGACGTCGAGTGCGGCGCCGCCGATCGTGCCCGCCCGCAGCGCGTCGACCAGGTCGTCGGTGACGACATGGGCGCCGCGGGCGACGTTGACCAGCCACGCGTGGGGGTCCATGAGCGCCAACTCGCGGGCACCGATGAGCCCGACCGTCGACGGTGTGAGGGGCAACGCGAGCACGACGAGGGTGGCACCGGGCAGGCAATCGTGCAGCGCCTCGGGCGGGAGGACCCGTGCCGCACCGTCCATGGGCGCAGGGGTCCGGCGCAACACGGTGACGTCGGCCTCGAAGGGGCCCAGCAGACGCAGGAGGGACTCGGCGATGCCGCCACCGCCGACGATGGTGACGGCGGCCCCGAGCAGGTTCGTGCCGTGCTGGTCCTCCCAGCTCGTGGCGCGGGCATAGCGGTCGAGGCCACGCAGGCCCGCCAGGCCCAACATCAACGCATGCTCGGCCACCGGCTCGGCGTACACGCCTTTCCCGCACGTCCACACGTGGTCGTCGTCGAGCACGTCGGCGAAGGGCTCGATGCCGGCCCAGGGCAGCTGCACCCACCGGATGCCCGGATGATCGGCCAGCAGCGCCGCGAGCGTCGAGGCTTTGCCCGTGGAGGCCCACACGACCCCCTCGGCATCCTCGGGCCCGACCACCTCGCCGCCGCCGCGGGTGATCGCGCCGGCGAGCCAGGAGCGCTGCCCTGCCGGTTCGAGCGCGATGCGTGGTCCCCCCACGAACGCACGGTAGCCAAGGCGGTGTCAGCCGGGCCGGATGGCCATCGACGAAAGTTCCGCGTAACCAGGGGCCAGCACGAGCGCGGCTGGGCTGGCACGCTGTGGACATGACGCTGCGCGTGGGGGTGCCGACCGAGGTCAAGAACAACGAGTACCGGGTGGCCATGACCCCCGACGGCGTGCGCGAGCTCCACCAGCACGGCGTCGAGGTGCTCGTGCAGTCCGGCGCCGGTCGCAACTCGGCCATCGAGGACGACGACTACGTCGCCGCCGGCGCCCAGATCGTCGCGACCGCAGAGGAGACCTGGGCCCGGGCCGAGCTGGTCGTGAAGGTCAAGGAGCCGCAGGCCCAGGAGTTCGAGTTCCTCCGCGACGACCTCGTGCTGTTCACCTACCTGCACCTCGCCGCCTACCCCGCGGTCGCCGACGCCCTCCTGGCCAGAGGCACCACCGGCGTCGCGTACGAGACGGTCCAGAACGCCGACCAGTCGCTCCCCCTCCTCGCCCCCATGAGCGAGGTGGCGGGTCGCATGGCGACCCAGATCGGCGCCCACTACCTCGAGCGCGAGAACGGCGGCCGCGGCATCCTCCTCGGCGGCGCGCCCGGTGTGGCGCCGGCGAGGGTGGTGGTCATCGGCGCCGGCAACGTCGGCTGGAACTCGGCGTGGATCGCCGCCGGCATGGAGGCCGAGGTCCTGCTGCTCGACAAGAACCTGGACCGGCTCCGCTTCGTGGACCAGATCCACCAGGGCCGGATCATGACCCTCGCCTCCAACCGGGGCGCCATCGAGCGGGCCGTGGCCACCGCCGACCTCGTCATCGGCGCCGTACTCGTCCCCGGCGGCCGTGCGCCCACGGTCGTCACCGAGGACATGGTCCAGGGCATGAAGGACCGCTCGGTCATCGTCGACGTCGCCATCGACCAGGGCGGCTGCATCGAGACCATCCGTGAGAC
This Acidimicrobiales bacterium DNA region includes the following protein-coding sequences:
- the ald gene encoding alanine dehydrogenase, with translation MRVGVPTEVKNNEYRVAMTPDGVRELHQHGVEVLVQSGAGRNSAIEDDDYVAAGAQIVATAEETWARAELVVKVKEPQAQEFEFLRDDLVLFTYLHLAAYPAVADALLARGTTGVAYETVQNADQSLPLLAPMSEVAGRMATQIGAHYLERENGGRGILLGGAPGVAPARVVVIGAGNVGWNSAWIAAGMEAEVLLLDKNLDRLRFVDQIHQGRIMTLASNRGAIERAVATADLVIGAVLVPGGRAPTVVTEDMVQGMKDRSVIVDVAIDQGGCIETIRETSHEDPVYVEHGVVHYAVGNIPGAVPYTSTYALTNATLPYLRDLAALGPAGAVERDPALAHGFNTVGGHVTHAIVADALGRPFTPLDLSAT
- a CDS encoding J domain-containing protein, whose amino-acid sequence is MRLPGAGEQHGEGTESTTPTYYEVLGVAASATHDELRDAYRTEALAQHPDRHASADARSAAEAELRMRVVNAAWQVLGDPVSRAAYDAELARAARAAEVDDGGPADPLLAWQPADGDERWPAERPTSVLVPLMPLLLLVGLLLLIAVFTAYARTG
- a CDS encoding VOC family protein: MVRARGIDHLVLNVADVERSVAWYVDRLGFEPLRLDEWRRGEVLFASVRLTDTFIIDLFENERSGANVDHVCLVVDPLDLDALAASDEFDVVSGPSEVFGAQGMGRSVYVRDPDGNTVELRNY
- a CDS encoding FAD-binding oxidoreductase — its product is MTGNGRRRSWWGWGWEDEALADDQAEKLAAAMAARFGTEITVADAPRLENVDLPTPRVAPPASLERCCSTEPYDRAAHTHGKSYRDVVRGFRGELAHPPDVVAFPETETDVVDLLDWCAGAGIAAIPYGGGSSVVGGVEADVGDGYAGAVSIDLTRLDRVLEIDRVSRAARIQAGALGPVLEDQLRPEGYTLRHYPQSFEFSTLGGWLATRSGGHFATVYTHIDDLVESMRVVTPTGISESRRLPGSGAGPSPDRLFLGSEGSLGIITEAWMRLQDRPVFKASAGARFADFDAAVAACRAISQSGLFPTNCRLLDAGEAATAAGVDDGSHLLILGFESADHPLGPWIERAVELAQDHGGTVPGGITLTDDSAGGSAGPAGREGAVGQWRNSFLRAPYGRDALVRMSVIVETFETACTWDAFPALHAGVTEAVLDAVRRICGDGWITCRFTHVYPDGPAPYFSVFAPSRPGAEVAMWDEVKMAAAEALAAHGGTITHHHAVGRDHDPWYQRQRPEPVGRALAAAKAALDPAGVLNPGVIVAPPR
- a CDS encoding VOC family protein, whose amino-acid sequence is MPGTIDLDHVAVASEHRREAWERYRAELGGEWLGSGATVGFANNQLRYASGMNLEILRPHRVDENDFLRRFLDHSGPGPHHLTFKVADIHVAIDAVTAAGYPPVSINLEFREWMEAFLHPKASHGVVVQVAESHDEGWVRPPPPDQFPAAAPANPAALVRVTHAVASLDEASALFEDVLLGEEILQGVGSTDDHRLPDGSGRWRELEWPGGGRLRLVEPSGAGALADWIGGRTGRVHHLAFAVDDPTELADASPAGDGTWVIAPEDNLGTRLVLEPR